Below is a window of Nocardia asteroides DNA.
ACGCTGGGCTGGCAGCCGCGCGATCACCCGCTCGGCTGTGAGAATTTTTGCGAAAGCTTTACTGTCGGTCAAGCTAGACGACTGTCCCAATTTGTACCGACGACCACTGGAGGATGCCTGCGTGGAAGACCCGCATGCGCCGATCGCGCACTACCTGCGCGAACGCCGCGAGTCGGCCGGGCTGACCAGGAGCGCGCTCGGCGCCCTGGCCGGCGTCTCACCCGCGCTCATCCAGAAGATCGAACAGGGCACCCGCTCGCCCACGCTGGAGGCGCTGACCGCGCTGTGCGACGCGCTCGGGATCCCCGATCCGTTCCGCGACCATCTGGTGTCGCTGTCGCTGTCGCATCGCTACGACCGGCCCGCGCCGGTCGAGATGGCGGTACCCGAGACCGAGCTCCTGCTGCTGAACGGCTTCGCCTACCCGGCCAGCCTGCAGGTCTTCCCGACCTTCGACGTGCTGGCCGTCAACGAGCCGTGGGCGCGCCAGTTCCCCGGCCTCGAGGCGGGCACCACGCTGCTGGAATGGATGCTGCTGCATCCGGCGGCGCGCTCGCTGGTCGTGCACTGGGAGCGGCAGATCCATATGAGCGTCTACAGTTTCCGGGTGATCAGCCCCGGCGTGGTGCCGCAGGAGCGGATCGACGAGCTCGTCGCGTCCTGTTCCCGTGCCCCCGAATGGACGAAGCTGTGGACGACGGAGCCGCCCCCGCCGTACGGCATCGAGCAACCGGAGCTGATCGTGCGGCACGTCGACACCGGCGAGCCGACGGTGATGGCGATGCACAACCTGGATTTCGCGTTGCCACGCAGGCCATGGGCGCTGGTCGCCATGGTCCCGCGACCGGACGCCTAGCGAACCCCTGTTTCCGAAAGAGGACTGCGACGTGGCAAACCCGCATCCACCGATCGCGCGCTACCTGCGCGAACGCCGGGAATCGGCGGGCCTGACCCGGGCCGCGCTCAGTGCGGCGGCGGGCATCTCGCCCGGTCTCATCCAGAAGATCGAGCAGGGCACGCGCACGCCGACCATCGAGGCTCTCAACGCGATGTTCGACGTGCTCGAGGTACCCGCGCTGTTCCGCGACCACTTGGTGTCGCTGTCGCTGGCCGACCGCTACGACAGCGCCCCGCCCGACCCCGCGGACCAGGTGCCGATCACCGACCTGGTGCTGCTGAACGCGATCCCGTATCCGGCCAGCCTGCAGGTGTATTCGACCTTCGACATCGTGGCGGCGAACGCGGCCTGGGAGCGCATCTTCCCCGGTCTCACCGCGGGCACGACCCTGCTGGAATGGATGCTGCTCGATCCCCGCGCCCGCGAGGCGATGCTGGACTGGCACACCCAGGTCCATTTGTGCGTCTACGGCTTCCGGGTGATGAGCCCGGGCGTGGTGCCGCAGGCACGCATCGATCAGCTGGTGGGCGCCTGCTCCCAGGCGCCGGAATGGGCGGAGTTCTGGACCACCGAACCGCACGCGCCGACCCATCTGGACCGGCCCGTGCAGCGGTTCAAGGACCCGGAGACCGGGCAGCCGATCACCATGATCATGCACGCCCTCGAGTACACGATCCCGCGCCGCGAATGGTCGCTGGTCGTGTTCTGCCCGATCCTGGAGTGAGCTAGTCCGCCTTGCGGACCGGGATGCAGGCGGTGAGCGCGATCGCGACCACCGCACCCGACATCGCGATGAAGAAGGCGGTGTGGAACCCGGCCCGCGAGGGCAGCACGTGCGGGCCGAGCTGCATGGTCATGTGCGCGAGCACCACGCTCATCACCGCAGCCGAGGTGGACGTGCCGATCGAGCGCATCAGCGAGTTCAGGCCGTTGGCGGCCGCCGTCTCGGTGATCGGCACCGCGCCCATGATCAGCGCGGGCATCGCGGCGTAGGCCAGGCCGACGCCACCGGCCACGATCACCGAGGCCAGCATGATCTGCCAGACGCTGTCCATCATGACCACCGCGCACAGGTAGCCGATGCCGATCACGGCCGAGCCGAGCGCGAGGGTCAGCTTCGGGCCCTTCCTGGCCGACAGCCGCGCCGACACCGGCGAGAGCAGCATCATCACCAGGCCGGTGGGCGCCATCGCCAGTCCGGCGACCACCATGGACAGGCCGAAGCCGTAGCCGCTGGCCTCGGGCGCCATGAGCAGCTGCGGGAAGGTCAGCGACATGCCGTAGAGGGCGAAGCCCACCGCGATCGAGGCCAGGTTGGTGAACAGCACCCGCGGCCGCGCCGAGACCCGCAGGTCCACCAGCGGCGCCGACTGCCGCAGCTCGTAGAGCCCCCAGAGCAGGAAGCTCACCACCGACACCGCGAACAGCGCCAGGATCGACGGGCTGGCCCAGCCCCAGTCGGCGCCCTTGGTGATGCCGATCAGCAGGGTGAGCAGCGCGATGGACAGACCCACCGCGCCGCCGAAGTCGAACTTCGAGGGCGTGCGCACCGGCGACTCGGGCACGAACACGAACACCAGCACCGCGCACAGCGCGCCGAGCCCGGCGGCCACCCAGAACAGCATGTGCCAGTCCGCGTTCTGCGCGATGACGGCCGCGAACGGCAGGCCGACGGCGCCACCGACGCCGAGCGTCGCGCTCATCACGGCCATCGCGCCGCCGACCCGCTCGGCAGGCAGCTCGTCGCGCATGATGCTGATACCGAGCGGGATCGCGCCCACCGCGGCACCCTGCAGCGAGCGGCCGACGATCTCGGGCAGCAGCGAGGAGAAACTCGCGCAGATGATCGAGCCCACGATCATGAAGCCCAGGTTGATCACCAAGATCAGCCGCTTGCCGAACATGTCGCCGAGCTTGCCCGCGATGGGCGTGGAGACGGCGCCCGCCAGCAGCGTCGCGGTGACCACCCAGGACGCGTTGGACGCCGAGGTGTTCAGCAGGGTGGGCAGCGACGGGATGATCGGGATGACCAGCGTCTGCATGAGCGAGACGACGACGCCGACCGTACTGAGCACCGCGATGAGCACGACGGGGGTGACGCCACGGGTTTCGGGAGTGGCCGGCGAGACGTCGGCATCGGTAACGGACACGAATATGCACGGTACACAGCATGTGTATGGTACACAATTTGGACTCGGAGTGATCCACACGACATAGTTGGCACATGTCCGATTCCGGCCCCGTCGACGACACCCCGTTCACCCGCCTGGTGTTCGAGCTGAACCTGATCTCGCGCCACTTCCCCACCCCGGCGCGCCGCCGACCCGGCTTCCTGCTCGACCGCTCCGCGTTCCTGATCCTCACCCGCCTCGAACTCACCGAGCCGCTGAGCCTGCGGGAACTGTCGGAGGCCTTCCAGCTCGACATCTCCACCATCAATCGCCAGGTCGGGGCGATGCTGAAACAGGATCTGGTGGAACGGGTCCCGGATCCCGACGGCGGCGTGGCCAGGAAGATCCGCGCGACCGCGCAGGGCAAGGCCGCGCTGGCCGCCGATCAGAAGCACCGGGCGGCCGGAATCGGTGTCGTCGTGGCGGATTGGGACGAGCACGACGTGACCGAGCTGAGCAGGCTCATGCAGAAGTTCAACCGCTCGGTGGAGCGGATCGAGGAAAACCCCTGGCCCAGACCGCCACGCGGACAGGACTGAGCGCGCTAAGCTCCGCCGCGTGGTCACTCACCGGTCTACCCGCCCGAGCTGGCTCGCCTGGGACAACTACTTCGTCGGGGTCGGCGGATTGGTCCTCGGCCTGTGCTTCGGCACCTGTTCCGCGCTGATCGCGGGCCCCGGCCGCAATCTCGCGGCCATCGTCCTGGTCGTACTCGCGACGCTCTGTGTACTACCCGCGCTGCTGCGCGC
It encodes the following:
- a CDS encoding helix-turn-helix domain-containing protein, producing MEDPHAPIAHYLRERRESAGLTRSALGALAGVSPALIQKIEQGTRSPTLEALTALCDALGIPDPFRDHLVSLSLSHRYDRPAPVEMAVPETELLLLNGFAYPASLQVFPTFDVLAVNEPWARQFPGLEAGTTLLEWMLLHPAARSLVVHWERQIHMSVYSFRVISPGVVPQERIDELVASCSRAPEWTKLWTTEPPPPYGIEQPELIVRHVDTGEPTVMAMHNLDFALPRRPWALVAMVPRPDA
- a CDS encoding MarR family winged helix-turn-helix transcriptional regulator, encoding MSDSGPVDDTPFTRLVFELNLISRHFPTPARRRPGFLLDRSAFLILTRLELTEPLSLRELSEAFQLDISTINRQVGAMLKQDLVERVPDPDGGVARKIRATAQGKAALAADQKHRAAGIGVVVADWDEHDVTELSRLMQKFNRSVERIEENPWPRPPRGQD
- a CDS encoding helix-turn-helix domain-containing protein, producing MANPHPPIARYLRERRESAGLTRAALSAAAGISPGLIQKIEQGTRTPTIEALNAMFDVLEVPALFRDHLVSLSLADRYDSAPPDPADQVPITDLVLLNAIPYPASLQVYSTFDIVAANAAWERIFPGLTAGTTLLEWMLLDPRAREAMLDWHTQVHLCVYGFRVMSPGVVPQARIDQLVGACSQAPEWAEFWTTEPHAPTHLDRPVQRFKDPETGQPITMIMHALEYTIPRREWSLVVFCPILE
- a CDS encoding MFS transporter, which translates into the protein MFVSVTDADVSPATPETRGVTPVVLIAVLSTVGVVVSLMQTLVIPIIPSLPTLLNTSASNASWVVTATLLAGAVSTPIAGKLGDMFGKRLILVINLGFMIVGSIICASFSSLLPEIVGRSLQGAAVGAIPLGISIMRDELPAERVGGAMAVMSATLGVGGAVGLPFAAVIAQNADWHMLFWVAAGLGALCAVLVFVFVPESPVRTPSKFDFGGAVGLSIALLTLLIGITKGADWGWASPSILALFAVSVVSFLLWGLYELRQSAPLVDLRVSARPRVLFTNLASIAVGFALYGMSLTFPQLLMAPEASGYGFGLSMVVAGLAMAPTGLVMMLLSPVSARLSARKGPKLTLALGSAVIGIGYLCAVVMMDSVWQIMLASVIVAGGVGLAYAAMPALIMGAVPITETAAANGLNSLMRSIGTSTSAAVMSVVLAHMTMQLGPHVLPSRAGFHTAFFIAMSGAVVAIALTACIPVRKAD